GAAGCAACAGTTCAGGAAGTAGAGGTCATGCCTGAAGACGGCACAGCCAGGGTGAAGGTGATAATCGGCAGCTCTGCTTTCGGCAGATACAAAAACCTCTTTCCCAACAGTGAGATTTTCATGTCATGAAATTGCATCCTGTTCCAGGAGAAGAAACTGATCTCTTCAAGAGGATGTGAAATAAATGACCTGTTAGTCTCACTGCTgaatagtttatttttcttccacacTTGATGGTTTTGGCGCATTTTAGAAATGGATGCTGTTTCAGAAAACTTCTGTATGGAAACAATAAGAGCTCTGAGCTTAATTTTGTCAGCAAGTACCAGGACAGCACTAAATTTTTTATGTTAAACCTGTTGTTGGCTGAGGACCTCAAACATATGGAATGGCATCTGACTTAACCTACAGAAAAGTACCAAGTTTCGTATCTCATAtaaataaagctttttattgcctttttcagaagaaaatagtATTTATTATAGTTAAGGTGTTTCAGATGGTCTTTGGAAAAGGAAAGTTAGTGAAGAAAATATTGTTGGttgtatataaataataaagatAAATCTGTTTTCAAGCAGAATGCGTGAATGTAAGTAAAATAACTGCCGTGTCTTATTGcagtgaagaaaaacaaatcaattaAGGCATTAAATAAAGTTAGCTGTGAACATCTTTTACCCATACAGTTTTCTTGCCTACAGTAATTTATCCACAATACCTATTACTATCTCAGTTCTTGGAGAAAACATTTAAGGTAAAGCAAACCTTTTCACAGAGGAAAacaataggaaaaaacccacaacagaTCCATTTCTTAAGTTACGAATTACTACTGAGAACCAATAAAACAAcatcacagaaaggaaaaaccaaatatttcACTCCATATTACAGAGAGAGATCAAGTTTTATTAGAATAAGAAGGGTAAAAAAGAGGGCACAAAAGATGGGCAGAAAAACTTCTGCAAACATTAGCAGACATCTGAATTTAGTTTTGTATATAAAGTGCATCTCAAAAGTGAGGTATATGGATGAAGTTGCATAGTGAACTTTACACAATAATTGGTCCTATTTTAGTCCTGATGCTTGACATCTTTCTTGCTTTCATGATGATCTGTTATTACACAGTTCAtttagaaaaacagaattaGTATGTGATGGGAAATAGCATAAACCTCTTATTTTTGGCATATTCAAAAACTACTTagtgagaggaaaaataattacagagcTACTAAAATAGCTAAATAACAGACCAGGTGTGAAACCCCAAATGAGCATGATAGAAGCCAAGAATCTGTGTTTCTAGGGCAGTTTAAGTTAAGATCAGGAATTAGTTTcctctgtgtttattttcagtgtaaGGCATACTTAGGCAACACCTAGTAAAATGTTTAACTGCCACAGACAAACTGTGTAAGGGCCTCGTTTTGGTATCTTTATCCCTGCAGAACTGGCATGATTAAGTGCAAATTCAATTTCCTCTTAaaaattccaaataattttGGGGCTACCCTGTTCGTGAGGTAGCTCACAACTGATACTCAGCACATTGGTGTGTATATATAAGATCATTTCAAATTGGATTGTCAGTGCAGCATCTCTgatatatcaaaatattttaaactgttccttttgtttatttaacagAAACTATGAAAACTGACAAGTCAATTTCAGACTGATATAAAAAAGTAAGAATTTGGGTTGCAATTAGTGCAGAATGTCCTTACAAttaaaaggaagataaaatcTTACCACTAAATGCAACTACTgatattttcctccttctttagTCCTATGGAAAATAAGATTGAGTTCTTGGGACTTTTAGTATCGCCAGCTGAATCAAAGCATCTCCAAAAAATCTAAGAAGAATCAAAATCTATCAAGAATCAAAGCATCTCCAAAAAAATTACACCTATGCCATAGATCTTTAGAGACTTCAGCAAGGTACCTGCCCTCTTTTCTGTCCAAAGGCCTCAAAACCCTGATGGTGTTGAGAGACCTTTTCCTACTAAGCCTTGAAAGTATTACTGGTTTAATTTAAGTGGACCTTTATGGGATTCAGGATGTTTACAGCAGGGCACAATAAATGCAGACAAAGCCTTTTCAACTTTTCATAGATCAGGAAGCTGAGAATTAAATGCTATTTGTTCCACTTCACTTTGACAGAGCAATGGAGGATTAATTTTTGTGTTAAGTTCTATCACATCTTTGACAAAATCATTGTTTCCTATAAAGTCTCCAGCAATGATgttaatacattttctttttggtcCTGGATACTGCTGCTTTATCCAGATTTTCAAACATGGAAGACTCTGGAGTGTCATTTTCTTCAATGATCCAAATGGGTGTACAAGAATATACCTTAAATTTTCAGTAAGGTTAATCCCTGCCACAAAGAATTTTCctgaaacaaaaatcagaaagtGACACATTAAATACTCTTTTGAGGAGAAGAGAGACTTCTCAGTATTGCATTACCTTCACATCTCGTTCCAGTGGGGATCATTAAAATACTAACTCCACATTCTTTCTGTATTGTTTCGTGTCCCTGTAACTGTTTCCCCTTGTTGCAACTGCATGCTGTAGTAAACAATTCCTGAGCCACACTCACTTATCCAAGCATTCCAGTTTAGCTAAATTGGTCTAGTTGTTCATTGCAGTCTAAAGGTTCTCCACTGACTAGTTCTCTGTAAATTACTCCTGTTTCTGTGAGGGTTGTTTCCAAAGGCTCAGCCTTCCCCCGCAATGGATGGGAGCGCAGGGTGCACCCTCCGGCTGGGGAGTGCTCTTCTGAAGTGGCTCCCCCGTCGCCACCCTGTGTGTTCACCACAAAAGCTGTGTCACAGGTTCTGAACTGACCCTCTGTCAGATTGCACTACACAGCATGCTTGAGAGCTGCTGTTCATGTGCAGCTACACCCTGCTCGTACTGCTtggtatcacagaatcattaaggttggaaaaggcctccaagaTCATAGAGTCCAACATTTGACCAAACATCGCCACAACAGCTaaccatggcactaagtgccacgtccagttgtttcttgaacacctccagggacagtgactccaccacctccatgggcagcccattccaatgcttaaccacactttcagtgaagaaattgttCCTGATTTCCAAGCTCAGCATCCCCCTggcctgaggccatttcctcttctgGTTGCCTGTGAGAAGAGGCAAATTTCCACcttgctacaacctcctttcaagtagctgtagagagtgataaggtgtCCCCTGAGATAAACCTTGTATGAGCTTCCTTTAACAACAAGGCTAGTGGAATGCACTAGCCTTCTTCTCTCACCATCTGTGCTGCCTAAAGCAAGACTGGACTGAGGAAGCAGCCTCCTCCCCATGAGGTGGGCGCAACTGCACCAGCGAGCTGGTCTGCACTGAGGGCTCCCTTTCTGTGGGTCACACCAGTGAGGTGGCTGCCAcaatctctgtgtgtgtgcactgacAGTAtccacacagcacacacagggtgGTTATATTCCAGAAGGCAACAATTGCCCAGCTTCCTACTTGTTCTGCATGGCTGTAAGTGCCCCTTCTCTCCTGCAAGTGAACTGCCTGTGCCtatgtcacagacacattttctgaaaaatcctttccttaggatttttctcctgagaagctgagagacctcaggaacaaaatgtaaacaatgattatctgctgctgtggaatgcaacaggtgcttGGGCTCATGTGGTCGTTTCTAATTagtggccaatcacagtcagctggctcagactctctgtccaagacacaagcttttgttatcattctttcctattctattcttagctagccttctgatgaaatcctttcttctattcttttagtatagttataatataatatatatcataaaataataaatcaagccttctgaaacatggaatcaatcctcatctcttccctcatcctgggacccctgtgaacacctgTCACATGCCTACCTGGCCGGCCCGTCCGCTTCATGCGCTCCAAATACCGGATGAGAGCACGAGTGGATGTTTTGTTTCCCCACCAGTACGGGATGGGAGGCCACAGCTCACAGTGCTTCCCCAGTTCCATCTCCTCTTCGTACGAGACTATAACCTGATGGCCAAGGTGCCACAAGGTCCGCAGCGTGGGCACCACCTAAAAGGAAGCAGGCCCAGCTTGACGTCAGCAACACAGCAGCATTCCTTAACTCCACATACTGTGAGACCTCACCTTGGCACAGATTCAGTTCAGATAAAGAGTTTAAATGAGCAGCCCAGTAGGTGATAGGCTAGTCCACAAGCTGCAGGACAATATGACCCTAGGAGCTTCAGCAAATTCCTCCTTTCCTCAAACAATTCAGCTATGATCATGTCCATAACTCAAGGTCTTACTCCTGCATAATAGGAAACCATCCCTGTGTCAGCCCTCATGCACAAGCCACTGCTGAAAGTTTGTCAGGGGAGGAAGACTGAGACCATCTGTTGCAGGAATGCACACAGAGAGAAGCAGGAATCATTTTGGCAGATTCCACGCATTGATGCAAATTTGGGACAGTAACCACTAAAGAAAATTGAACTATTTAAAAATTGGTAATACTAAATGTGACTCACCAAGAGCTACATTAATTCTCATTTCTCTAAGTGAAAAGTTTATGAAATTGGGATGCTCCAGACATTTTTAATTGAGAAAGACCTGAGTCAGACATTTTCTCTATCAGACAGATGAGCTAAAATAGCTGTTAAATTTAAGTGTCTCAATATGAAATTTTGAGACACTACATTTTCCAGCTTTAAAAGTTACCATGGGAGAGAACTGAGCCCCTCTCACTAgttttatttgcaaaaaaaccagcaaaacatATTTAACAGACATTGTTTCTTCTAAGAATGTTGTGGTTAAAAACTACATTTGCAGCTTGTGAAAAAGAAATGATGGCTTTTTGATGTTCCTATTAGGTTATTAAGTTAAATAAAAGCCAAAGGCACttgaaaattaataatataaatattagaAGAAAGCGGTGGGTTGAATTAATCCCTCTCAGTTCATCCACAAAAGAAAGAATGCAAGCTTCTATTAGGTcagaaaatattgcaaaattaaGACACAAGCTTCTTAAGCTACAAAACTTTGTGGTTGACTGAAGCCTTTGCTTTACTCCAGCTGCCTTTCTAAAGCTGGAACCttttaaacaaacaagcaaagatGTGcaataaaagccaaaaaaacaaGCTACCAAAGATGTGTATATAAACACAGGTGCTTATTATGCAgacaaagcagaaattaaagtCTAACAAGGGATTTTTAAACCCTAGTAATCCAGATCAAAGGAAGACACCTTGAATAGTTAAgacaattaaaattttaaatgcagtgTAATATTGTCACACTGTGGCCTGTGCCAGTACTACATAGAGACCTTGCCTGAGCAGCTGCTTCATAAACACTTTCACACTTCATTCTGTACAACAACAGAGATGTGGTCTTGAAAGACAGTAGGTAGCAGTTTATTTTAGAATAAGTCAACAAGCACTTGGATATTCAATGGCAAATCTAAATCTCCGATTGTGAAAACTCCCACAGATGCCTAACCTGCAATGGTACCACTAGCAAAATGGTGAGATCCATTGTGCTAGTTACAGACCCCATAGATATAAAGTTTTCCTACTCAAGGGAAGtacttggtttgttttttctccagTTCTCTTCCTCCATCCTCCTGGACACAACTCAGAAATGTTCTTTCTTCATCAAGTGATCTCAGACCATTCTTTCAATACATTTATTCAACAAGTTGTCATCAGCAACTTTCCCCTTTTGCAGTTAATAACTTTCTTCTGTTTAAGAGCTGGCCATGTGTCTGAAAGCAAATTTGACCATCTTCTCCAGTATCTCTGCTCATCCACAACTTACACACTCAAGGTATGTGGGGAAACAATAAAATAGTGTCACTCAGGTCTTCAGTTATTCAGCTGAGGCCTGAATATTCAGAATCCCCAGTTTTCCTGAGAATTGTTCTATTTTAACTCTGCTATGCAAAATGCTTTGAAGTGGTAATACTCACATGTTACTGATACACCAGCTTCAAAGGCTGAATTTGAATCATAAACAGGGTCATCATTCTCCTGCACCACTCACATCTCCAGAGAAAACCCTCTGTTCCTCTGCATCTTTGAAATGTTAATTATTTAACTACTAAAAGCTCCCACACCTTGTAAAAAAACAGAGGGAGCTAAAATTCTCAACTTCTAAACTCTAGCAATCAAgtattttctgatttaaattAAGGCTTTTCTGGAGGTATGGGTAACTGTGAGACTGGTTAGGAGGTcagcaccaggaaaaaaagtgccACCAGAAATGCACTGAGGGCAGAGATGCTTCTAAGAGGGACCTCAACAAGTTGACAGATACCTCATGAAGCTcaacaaaaacaaatacaaagtCGTGAACAGACTAACCCCACACACCAGGACAGACTGGTGGAAGCTGGCAAGAAACCTGCTTTGCAGAAAAGGACCTGAAGATTCTCGTAGGCATCAAGCTGCACGCGAGCCAGAATGCTCACCTGGCAAAGGTCAGTTGTGAACTGGGCTGTATCAGCAAAGGCACAGACAGCAAATCAAGAAAAGGGGATCTTCCCTTCTATTCAGCAGCTGTGGGACTGAGCTCAGGTATTGTTTCCAGCTGGGGCTTCCCCAGTACAAAAAAATCACTGACGAGCTGGAGTGAATCCAGCAGCACACCAGCAGAGCAAGCAGAGGCTGGAGcatggcacacagggacaggctgagggagctgagtcTGTCCAGCATGAAAAGACAAGACTGGACAGTCTGCAAGTACCTAATGGGTAAATGTAGAGAAGACTCCTCAGATATGCACAGCAAAGGATGGAAGTCAGCAGACACAAGAGAGATTCTGATCAGATAGAGAAGGAAAACGATGTTACTGTGAGAGTGGTCAAATTTTGCATAGAAAGGTTGTgaaatctccatccttggagataatCAAGAATGAACAGGACGCAGCCCAGCGTAACTTGGAACCTGGTCCTACTTTACATGGTGGTGTTGGACCaaatgacctccagaggtcacttccaacctaaactgtttaaaatagaaaaaaattaatttataattattgctgtgaaaaggcagaaaatggaTTCTTTAAAttctaaataataaatataagaTGCacaacttttattttcctttattttttctttcatttttctttcttttcctctcttttattttctctcttcttttccatttcctttccaaGAAAACTCAGACAAGACAATGGATGACAGTTGTCTCTACTATTGTCCCACATACATAAGAGCCAAATTTAACTCCCTCCTCTACACTGTGGAATGTATGTTTGCTTTATCTCCACAGTTCTATTAGATAATGACCTATCTCTAATGCAGTAAATGGTACTTTCCCAAGGTTAAAAACACAGTGAAAGTAGAATATATCTAAAAATTTCCAATCAAAGATCTCACTGGGGTGTAtgattcttttaaaatgtgaaaaaaaagcaTCTCATACTTACATTTCTAGGACACAGTTTACACTGGAAAATCTCTTTTATACAGGCAACAAGATGATTATGAAGTCTTTTGGTTAATCCATCAAAATTCCTGCAGGCTATGATAACAACTTCCTGAGGATGAGTTTCTAACCACCTCAATATTTCCCACAGAATATCCTACAAGAAAGAGATATGGCAGCTTAGAAAGTTATCTGTGCTATGCAGGAGAAAGGACATACAATCAACAGAGCAGTGATGGTGGAGTAGACTCACAATCACAATAATGAAAAACTgtgttttctcaaaaaaaaaaagtgtttctgtaATTATATAGGGCTTTTAATGCCTTCTTCCCTTTAACAACATCTCTCCTTACCAAGGAAACAGGAATGCCCTGAGTATCATCCTGGGACAACACATGATAAACCCCAGAACAACAGGCATGTGGTAGGGGATAGGCAGTGGAGAGCAGGCACAAAGAGTCTGGTTTGAGGATAAGGGAAACATTGATGCTCCAGTATCACATGCAGCTGCTGAACCTaacttccagccctgctgattTTCTCTAATTTGAAGTcctcacaaaagaaaaacaaataaccTACTCAGAAGACCTTGAGCCAGCATTTCTGGATTATGATGGCcctcaaatgaaaaaatgacACTGGTTTCATAGCCATCACAAAGGTAAGGAAAATACCTGCACGGTAACAGTTGTGTAAACCATATGCACGAAGTACAAATTCATAGAAGGATCATTAGCCTTGTGGGCAATCCTGAAATCCAAGTATCGAACTCCGGCCTCAAGCTGCTCTGTCACAGTCAGGACCTGAAAGGTGAAACAGAAGACAGAGGTCCTGAGAACTTGAAAGAGATTTGTTTCTTTAGTTTAGAAAGCTAAAAGAGGGGTGCCAAGTTAGCT
The nucleotide sequence above comes from Molothrus aeneus isolate 106 chromosome 2, BPBGC_Maene_1.0, whole genome shotgun sequence. Encoded proteins:
- the LOC136571230 gene encoding LOW QUALITY PROTEIN: PI-PLC X domain-containing protein 1-like (The sequence of the model RefSeq protein was modified relative to this genomic sequence to represent the inferred CDS: deleted 2 bases in 1 codon; substituted 1 base at 1 genomic stop codon), translated to MPLIQPQXMEWYLEWFIVFLFFFPPRTPYEVPEHIPMEGPLQTFVHVCHENGQWMSQLPEKLWDIPLYNLALPGSHDTMTYCLDKSSAVSGNESKLVKFLNKCLPCIVHPIIMKWSITQVLTVTEQLEAGVRYLDFRIAHKANDPSMNLYFVHMVYTTVTVQDILWEILRWLETHPQEVVIIACRNFDGLTKRLHNHLVACIKEIFQCKLCPRNVVPTLRTLWHLGHQVIVSYEEEMELGKHCELWPPIPYWWGNKTSTRALIRYLERMKRTGRPGKFFVAGINLTENLRYILVHPFGSLKKMTLQSLPCLKIWIKQQYPGPKRKCINIIAGDFIGNNDFVKDVIELNTKINPPLLCQSEVEQIAFNSQLPDL